The Xenopus tropicalis strain Nigerian chromosome 7, UCB_Xtro_10.0, whole genome shotgun sequence genome includes a region encoding these proteins:
- the LOC100489972 gene encoding putative small proline-rich protein 5 has product MSGVKGQQKKCQEQCPPPCDPCAPKCPPPQKCDPCPPPQKCDPCAPKCPPPQKCDPCAPKCCPPQQKCQDPCAKQVPQCQDPCKQQQH; this is encoded by the exons ATGTCTGGAGTTAAGGGTCAACAAAAGAAATGCCAAGAGCAATGCCCACCACCCTGTGATCCATGCGCACCAAAGTGCCCTCCACCACAGAAATGTGATCCATGCCCTCCACCACAGAAATGTGATCCATGCGCACCAAAGTGCCCTCCACCACAGAAATGTGATCCATGCGCACCAAAGTGCTGTCCTCCACAACAGAAATGCCAGGATC cttGCGCTAAGCAAGTCCCACAATGCCAAG aTCCATGTAAGCAACAGCAACACTAA
- the LOC101732094 gene encoding cornifin alpha isoform X2, protein MSAKGGSQQYKDPCVQVQPCQGTQVQPCQGTQVQPCQGVQVQPCQPQDPCVQSNPCPTQCQGQSGQVTYTGGCQTQGQGYGGQSYGSAKK, encoded by the exons ATGTCAGCCAAAGGAGGCAGCCAACAATACAAGGACC catgtgTCCAAGTACAGCCATGCCAGGGTACCCAAGTACAGCCATGCCAGGGTACCCAAGTACAGCCATGCCAGGGTGTCCAAGTACAGCCATGCCAGCCACAAG ATCCTTGTGTGCAAAGTAATCCCTGCCCAACTCAATGTCAGGGGCAGAGCGGGCAAGTCACCTATACCGGAGGCTGCCAGACACAAGGCCAAGGTTATGGAGGACAATCCTACGGTTCAGCCAAGAAATAA
- the LOC101732094 gene encoding cornifin alpha isoform X1 codes for MSAKGGSQQYKDPCVQVQPCQGTQVQPCQGTQVQPCQGVQVQPCQPQVDPCVQSNPCPTQCQGQSGQVTYTGGCQTQGQGYGGQSYGSAKK; via the exons ATGTCAGCCAAAGGAGGCAGCCAACAATACAAGGACC catgtgTCCAAGTACAGCCATGCCAGGGTACCCAAGTACAGCCATGCCAGGGTACCCAAGTACAGCCATGCCAGGGTGTCCAAGTACAGCCATGCCAGCCACAAG TAGATCCTTGTGTGCAAAGTAATCCCTGCCCAACTCAATGTCAGGGGCAGAGCGGGCAAGTCACCTATACCGGAGGCTGCCAGACACAAGGCCAAGGTTATGGAGGACAATCCTACGGTTCAGCCAAGAAATAA